In Wolinella succinogenes DSM 1740, a single genomic region encodes these proteins:
- a CDS encoding adenosine deaminase has protein sequence MPTLKELIAKLPKAELHLHIEGSLEPELMFELAQKNRIPLPYKSVEEVRKAYSFTSLQSFLDIYYAGAKVLLTESDFFDLAWAYLLRCKAQNICHTEIFFDPQTHTSRGVSFETVIEGITKALEKGEKELGISSFLIMCFLRHLSESEGFEILKSSLPFREKILGVGLDSSEVGHPPSKFERLFLECRKAGYKIVAHAGEEGDSSYIWEAIHKLQVERIDHGIRCEEDENLVEWLIQKQTPLTVCPLSNVKLQAVKNLSEHNILRLLRKGVLVTVNSDDPAYFGGYLNENYEALSEHLNASKEELKALAINSFKASFLSEEKKMDWIKQII, from the coding sequence ATGCCAACCCTAAAAGAGCTCATCGCCAAACTTCCCAAAGCCGAACTCCACCTCCATATCGAAGGCTCTTTGGAGCCTGAGCTTATGTTTGAGCTAGCGCAAAAGAATCGCATCCCTCTCCCCTATAAAAGTGTCGAGGAAGTGAGAAAAGCCTACAGCTTCACCTCGCTTCAATCCTTTCTTGATATCTACTATGCAGGAGCGAAGGTGCTTCTCACCGAATCAGACTTTTTTGATCTAGCATGGGCTTATTTGCTTCGATGCAAGGCTCAAAACATCTGCCACACAGAGATATTTTTCGATCCCCAAACCCACACTTCACGAGGAGTGAGTTTTGAAACCGTGATAGAGGGTATCACCAAAGCCCTTGAAAAGGGCGAAAAAGAGCTAGGAATCAGCTCTTTTCTCATCATGTGTTTTTTGCGCCATCTAAGCGAATCAGAGGGTTTTGAAATCTTGAAATCCTCGCTCCCCTTTAGAGAAAAAATTTTAGGCGTGGGGCTTGATTCTAGCGAAGTGGGACATCCGCCCTCCAAGTTTGAACGCCTCTTTTTGGAGTGCAGAAAAGCTGGTTATAAAATAGTCGCACACGCAGGGGAAGAGGGAGATAGCTCCTATATTTGGGAGGCAATCCACAAGCTTCAAGTGGAGCGAATCGATCATGGGATTCGTTGCGAAGAGGACGAGAATCTAGTGGAGTGGCTCATCCAAAAACAGACACCCCTCACGGTCTGCCCCCTCTCCAATGTCAAGCTTCAAGCCGTCAAGAATCTCTCTGAGCATAACATCTTAAGACTGCTCCGCAAGGGTGTTTTAGTCACGGTCAACTCAGATGACCCTGCCTATTTTGGAGGTTATCTTAACGAAAACTATGAGGCACTCAGTGAGCATTTAAACGCAAGCAAAGAGGAGCTAAAAGCCTTAGCCATCAATAGCTTCAAGGCCTCGTTTTTGAGCGAAGAGAAAAAAATGGATTGGATTAAGCAGATCATTTAA
- a CDS encoding molybdopterin-dependent oxidoreductase: MSENIVQTLSPLKVGRRSFLKMAALAGAMGASSAVASEGVVRSATTQELKEAHPGAKKIKTICTACSVGCGIVAEVKNDVWVRQEVAQDHPISLGGHCSKGAGMIDVLRSPKRVKYPMKKENGKWKRISWDQAMDEISAKMLQLRTDFGPDAVQFFGSAKVSTEQAYYIRKFAAFWGTNNVDHQARVUHSSTVAGVANTFGYGAMTNHLADIQKSKAIIIFGANPAVNHPVGFQHFLKAKEINGSKLIVVEPRFTRTAAKADMFAQIRPGTDIPFMYGMINLILKNGWEDKKFVAERTFGFEEIAKEAAKYTPEVVEDITGVPAQQLIDITRVYAQTKPGTLIWAMGLTQHTIGTSNTRLAPILQLILGNMGKPGGGTNILRGHDNVQGASDMGCLAENLPGYFPNAEPSFKHWANVWQVDFEWLKARFAPDMMFKNGFSLSRWWQGVLEEETIHNGPAGKLRAMVCMGNGLISVAQTEKVKQALDKLELFVMIDIFPHDAIAYTDRKDGVYLLPAASQYETSGTVTATNRSGQWRYQVVNPIYESKADQDILFAFAKKFGFYNEYVRALGDGKGNFVWPEDATREIAKGVKTIGLSGWLPERLKAHTDNWHMFDELTLEGKGPMKGEYYGLPWPCWSDKHPGTPNLYDNSLPVMKGGMGFRNNFGLKQELNGVEYDMLASEGSVPPGGTQKGGYPAITAANIEALAGITLTEEEKAKVAGKAWHTDLSMILVNKALEAGLCPYGNARARMFVKEWADQIPRHREPLHSPRTDMVAKYPSFKDKPNHFRVDTKYESIQMQKDWAKEFPLNLITGRLVTHNGQGIESRISPALSEIYPEMFIEIHPDRALKLGIKDGDMVWVHSPEGTKGYMKAKYSYSIKEDCVFAPFHWAGIHQGKDLSKNYPEGLVPYSVGESINTVTNYGYDIVTQIPETKGGLCRIEKA; this comes from the coding sequence ATGAGTGAGAATATCGTTCAAACACTCTCTCCGCTCAAAGTGGGTCGAAGAAGCTTCCTGAAAATGGCAGCTTTGGCAGGCGCAATGGGCGCGAGTAGTGCGGTAGCTTCTGAAGGCGTGGTGCGAAGCGCTACGACTCAAGAGCTCAAAGAGGCGCATCCAGGTGCTAAGAAAATAAAAACCATCTGTACGGCTTGCTCTGTAGGCTGTGGAATCGTCGCTGAAGTGAAAAATGATGTGTGGGTGCGCCAAGAGGTTGCCCAAGATCACCCTATCAGCCTTGGCGGGCACTGCTCTAAGGGTGCGGGCATGATTGATGTGCTTCGAAGCCCCAAGCGTGTCAAATACCCCATGAAAAAAGAGAATGGCAAGTGGAAACGCATCAGCTGGGATCAAGCGATGGATGAGATTTCCGCAAAGATGCTTCAGCTAAGAACAGACTTTGGCCCCGATGCGGTTCAATTTTTTGGTTCAGCTAAAGTTTCAACCGAGCAAGCGTACTACATCCGAAAGTTTGCTGCTTTCTGGGGAACCAACAACGTAGATCACCAAGCTAGAGTTTGACACAGCTCCACAGTCGCCGGTGTGGCGAATACTTTTGGTTATGGAGCTATGACCAACCATTTGGCCGATATTCAAAAGTCCAAAGCAATCATTATTTTTGGTGCCAACCCTGCGGTGAATCACCCTGTAGGATTCCAGCACTTCCTCAAAGCTAAAGAGATCAATGGTTCTAAGCTCATCGTCGTTGAGCCTCGATTCACTCGAACCGCCGCTAAAGCTGATATGTTTGCCCAGATTCGACCTGGAACCGACATCCCCTTTATGTATGGAATGATCAACCTGATCCTCAAAAATGGATGGGAAGATAAGAAATTCGTCGCTGAGAGAACTTTCGGTTTTGAAGAGATCGCCAAAGAGGCGGCTAAGTACACCCCTGAAGTGGTCGAAGATATCACAGGCGTCCCTGCACAGCAGCTCATCGATATAACACGAGTTTATGCCCAAACCAAACCTGGAACGCTCATTTGGGCGATGGGTCTCACTCAGCACACGATTGGAACCAGCAATACACGACTAGCCCCGATTCTTCAGCTCATTCTTGGAAATATGGGTAAACCAGGCGGTGGTACCAACATCCTTCGAGGCCATGATAATGTTCAGGGCGCGAGTGATATGGGATGCTTGGCTGAAAACCTCCCTGGCTATTTCCCTAACGCTGAACCGAGCTTCAAGCACTGGGCGAATGTCTGGCAGGTCGATTTTGAGTGGCTCAAGGCTCGATTCGCTCCTGATATGATGTTCAAAAATGGATTCTCCCTTTCTCGATGGTGGCAAGGGGTTCTTGAAGAAGAGACGATTCATAACGGTCCTGCAGGCAAGCTTCGTGCGATGGTCTGTATGGGGAATGGTCTAATCTCTGTCGCCCAGACTGAGAAGGTGAAGCAAGCACTTGATAAGCTAGAGCTTTTCGTCATGATCGATATCTTCCCTCATGATGCGATCGCCTATACCGATCGAAAAGATGGAGTCTATCTGCTTCCTGCGGCTAGCCAGTATGAGACTAGTGGAACCGTCACGGCGACCAATCGATCAGGTCAATGGCGATACCAAGTGGTCAATCCTATCTATGAGAGCAAAGCCGATCAAGATATTCTCTTTGCTTTTGCGAAGAAGTTTGGCTTCTACAACGAATATGTAAGAGCCTTGGGCGATGGCAAAGGAAACTTTGTATGGCCTGAAGATGCCACGCGAGAGATCGCTAAAGGGGTGAAAACCATCGGACTTAGCGGCTGGCTTCCTGAGAGATTGAAGGCTCACACGGATAACTGGCATATGTTTGATGAGCTGACCTTGGAGGGCAAAGGGCCTATGAAGGGCGAATACTATGGTCTTCCTTGGCCTTGCTGGAGCGATAAACACCCTGGAACCCCTAACCTCTATGACAACTCTCTCCCTGTAATGAAGGGCGGTATGGGCTTTAGGAATAACTTCGGTCTCAAGCAAGAGCTCAATGGAGTGGAGTATGATATGCTCGCCTCCGAAGGCAGTGTTCCTCCTGGAGGCACCCAAAAAGGGGGTTATCCTGCTATCACCGCCGCCAATATTGAAGCTCTAGCGGGAATCACCCTCACTGAAGAGGAGAAGGCCAAAGTGGCAGGTAAAGCTTGGCACACCGACCTCTCCATGATTCTAGTCAACAAAGCGCTTGAAGCGGGTCTCTGCCCCTACGGTAATGCACGGGCTAGGATGTTTGTCAAAGAGTGGGCGGATCAGATTCCTCGCCACCGAGAGCCTCTCCATAGCCCAAGAACGGATATGGTGGCTAAATACCCAAGCTTCAAAGACAAGCCCAACCACTTTAGGGTTGACACGAAGTATGAGAGCATCCAGATGCAAAAAGATTGGGCGAAAGAGTTCCCTCTCAACCTTATCACGGGTCGATTGGTCACTCACAACGGTCAAGGAATCGAATCGAGAATCTCTCCCGCTCTAAGCGAGATCTATCCTGAGATGTTTATCGAGATTCACCCTGATCGAGCGCTCAAGCTTGGAATCAAAGATGGCGACATGGTCTGGGTTCACTCACCTGAGGGCACCAAAGGCTACATGAAAGCCAAATATAGCTACAGCATCAAAGAAGATTGTGTATTCGCTCCTTTCCACTGGGCGGGTATCCATCAAGGCAAGGATTTGAGCAAGAATTATCCCGAGGGCTTGGTTCCCTATAGCGTGGGTGAAAGCATCAACACTGTCACCAACTACGGCTATGACATCGTGACTCAGATTCCTGAAACTAAAGGCGGCCTCTGCCGCATCGAAAAAGCGTAG
- a CDS encoding formate dehydrogenase subunit gamma has translation MKKPLLPLLSLLGALGAQASENLKEPLDFSYNTQIYGKPMIEAIPTWGSGGILGLGEIGGIGGLGELFTFLQSGYFALIFLAIIIAIPLVFLGHYMVIGPKRFSHEGKKIKVFNTFNIMVHWIAGIPFVLLCITGLLMVFGDALGGGAFIRFARDVHGLATIIFAIFGPLMFIMWVKHALFKMYDIDWMLILGGYLSKVKRPIPAGKFNAGQKMWFWVCTMGGFFMVYSGYVMFFQEGNIETLRLMAILHNVVGFAVVALLMTHIYMAAFAIEGALHSILDGHMGEEEVAILHSFYYKELQAEGKV, from the coding sequence ATGAAAAAGCCTCTATTGCCCCTCCTCTCCCTTCTGGGAGCCTTGGGGGCACAAGCTTCTGAGAATCTCAAGGAGCCCTTGGATTTCAGCTACAACACCCAAATCTATGGAAAGCCCATGATTGAGGCAATCCCCACTTGGGGAAGTGGAGGGATTCTAGGTCTTGGAGAGATTGGAGGAATAGGAGGATTAGGAGAGCTCTTCACCTTCTTGCAAAGTGGTTACTTTGCTCTTATCTTCCTAGCGATCATCATCGCTATCCCTTTGGTCTTCCTAGGTCACTATATGGTGATTGGACCCAAGCGATTCTCTCATGAGGGGAAGAAGATCAAGGTCTTTAACACCTTCAACATCATGGTGCACTGGATTGCAGGGATTCCCTTTGTGCTTCTTTGCATCACAGGACTTCTGATGGTCTTTGGAGATGCCCTAGGGGGTGGAGCTTTTATTCGATTCGCTAGAGATGTGCATGGATTAGCCACGATCATCTTTGCGATCTTTGGTCCCCTCATGTTCATCATGTGGGTGAAGCACGCTCTCTTTAAGATGTATGACATCGACTGGATGCTCATTCTTGGAGGGTATCTAAGCAAGGTGAAGAGACCTATTCCTGCAGGCAAATTCAATGCGGGTCAGAAGATGTGGTTCTGGGTCTGCACGATGGGAGGATTCTTCATGGTCTATAGTGGCTATGTGATGTTCTTCCAAGAGGGCAATATTGAGACCCTAAGACTCATGGCGATCTTGCACAATGTAGTGGGGTTTGCTGTGGTGGCTCTCCTTATGACTCACATCTATATGGCAGCCTTTGCGATTGAGGGTGCATTGCACTCCATCCTAGATGGTCATATGGGTGAAGAGGAGGTAGCGATTCTTCATAGTTTCTACTATAAAGAGTTGCAGGCGGAGGGGAAAGTTTAA
- the fdh3B gene encoding formate dehydrogenase FDH3 subunit beta — translation MESQARVKFYCDEARCIDCHGCDVACKEAHHLPVGVNRRRVVTLNEGLVGKEKSLSIACMHCSDAPCAQVCPVDCFYVRADGIVLHDKEKCIGCGYCLYACPFGAPQFPKSGIFGSRGPMDKCTFCAGGPEETHSEKEYKLYGQNRIAEGKVPVCAAMCSTKALLAGDSDSISLIIRERVLKRGSGTASVPYTWSQAYKD, via the coding sequence ATGGAAAGTCAAGCTAGAGTCAAGTTCTATTGTGATGAGGCTAGATGTATTGATTGTCATGGGTGTGATGTGGCTTGTAAAGAGGCCCATCACCTTCCTGTGGGAGTCAACCGAAGAAGAGTGGTGACCCTCAATGAAGGTCTTGTAGGCAAAGAGAAATCCCTCTCTATTGCCTGCATGCACTGCTCTGATGCCCCTTGTGCTCAGGTCTGCCCAGTGGACTGCTTCTATGTTCGAGCCGATGGGATTGTATTGCATGACAAAGAGAAGTGCATTGGATGCGGTTACTGCCTCTATGCCTGCCCCTTTGGTGCTCCTCAATTCCCCAAGAGTGGAATCTTTGGTTCAAGAGGACCTATGGATAAGTGCACCTTCTGTGCTGGAGGTCCTGAAGAGACTCACAGCGAGAAGGAGTATAAGCTCTATGGACAGAATCGTATCGCTGAGGGCAAAGTCCCTGTATGTGCAGCGATGTGCTCCACCAAGGCACTCCTAGCAGGAGATTCTGATAGCATCTCGCTCATCATTCGTGAGAGAGTGCTCAAGCGAGGCAGTGGAACAGCCAGTGTTCCTTACACCTGGTCACAAGCCTACAAGGATTAA